The proteins below come from a single Sander vitreus isolate 19-12246 chromosome 15, sanVit1, whole genome shotgun sequence genomic window:
- the pirt gene encoding uncharacterized protein pirt — translation MAAFRVETGCHRHLCLFSLKEQQPMVQLQHWTNQWASDLRVSSSVTMLSTAVTLSTMDSSSQDVEDTEASTPLHPLQYGESPGCQDGPAPSCWLLYSKPIMAIVVGTLLFGSGTALSLLYFTQVGHVPYLLGPLFLSVGLMFLVTGLVWIPVLKESGAQAAHQGQP, via the exons ATGGCTGCCTTCAGGGTGGAAACAGGGTGCCATCGACATCTGTGCCTATTCAGTTTGAAAGAGCAACAGCCAATGGTGCAACTCCAACACTGGACCAATCAAT GGGCATCTGATCTCAGAGTGTCCTCCAGTGTGACCATGCTCTCCACAGCAGTCACCTTATCAACCATGGATTCTTCATCCCAGGATGTGGAGGACACTGAAGCCTCCACACCACTGCACCCTCTGCAATATGGGGAGTCCCCTGGCTGTCAGGACGGTCCGGCTCCATCCTGCTGGCTGCTCTACTCTAAGCCCATCATGGCCATTGTTGTTGGCACACTGCTGTTTGGTTCGGGCACAGCCCTGTCCCTGCTCTACTTCACCCAGGTGGGCCATGTCCCCTACCTGCTTGGACCACTGTTCCTCTCTGTGGGTCTGATGTTCCTGGTCACCGGCCTGGTCTGGATCCCCGTGCTAAAAGAGTCTGGAGCACAAGCCGCTCACCAAGGTCAACCATGA
- the LOC144530529 gene encoding transmembrane protein 238: protein MDAPYRGLGRCVGCFWLAVAFDIVGLLVLLLGVFVNVFFYDLLIYAGAIVIFLSLIWWVFWYSGNIEVPPAELEDDVGLLKKNKGALGGIGGAVRRLSSRVSSGIRSSLRRNGGAPGTRAALTQMSARGPSVAPQVTVAMATMTPQEDTSHTAVFSVAGCDMEMPQTTTETSPA from the coding sequence ATGGACGCACCATACCGGGGCTTGGGCCGCTGTGTGGGCTGCTTCTGGCTCGCAGTAGCCTTTGACATTGTGGGACTGCTCGTTCTTCTCCTCGGGGTGTTTGTCAACGTGTTTTTCTACGACCTGCTCATCTACGCGGGAGCCATCGTCATCTTCCTCAGCCTCATCTGGTGGGTGTTCTGGTACTCCGGGAACATCGAGGTCCCCCCGgcggagctggaggatgatgtcGGCTTATTGAAGAAGAACAAGGGCGCTTTGGGCGGCATCGGCGGCGCGGTGCGGCGCCTCTCCAGCCGCGTGTCCAGCGGCATCAGGTCCTCGCTTCGTCGGAACGGAGGAGCGCCCGGCACGCGCGCGGCCCTTACGCAGATGTCAGCCAGAGGGCCGTCGGTGGCCCCGCAGGTGACCGTCGCCATGGCAACGATGACCCCACAGGAGGATACCAGTCACACTGCTGTCTTCTCAGTGGCGGGCTGTGACATGGAAATGCCGCAAACGACAACAGAGACTTCACCTGCATAG